The sequence TGAGTAGGATCGCAATGAACGGCGATAGGCACAAGTTATTAGAGCAGAATGGTATCAAGACGGTGGGGGATCTTTTACGTTTCTACAGTAGAAGTCCAGAAGATCTGCGCAAAGTATGAGAATGAATTCTTAACATTGTTAGTTTTGCTAATTTGTTCTCCTATAAATGTGACTGACAGAGTCTGTCTAATATCACTCTATATAGATTATGGGAAAGATTTCTGACCAAGATTGGGATAAGATCATTAATCATGCTCATAAGTGCAATCCAAGGCCAGGAATTTACTCTAGTTGCATTCAAGAGAGGAATGTATCTCACGACAATGAGCCATTTTCTAGAAGCAATGCCAGTTTATACCTTGAGGGATCATGCTCAGTGCAACGAAGTCCGACAATACAAAGTAGGTTTGGCCTGGCCTCTTTCGAATAATTTGATTGTTCCACTATTCCTTCAGGGTTTGCTTCGGAATTACTTCATGTTAAGGGATTTCCCAATCACAGCTTACTGTTTCCTCGAAATTTTGCAGAGCAACTTGATGTCCATGTAGCTCACCAGCAAAATTTGACAACATATAACGGAATATCATCTGGTGCATCAACAGAAAAAGTGTCAGGTAAGTCCAATTTCCATCCAAATACTTATGTTCTGTTTAATTGCTTCCAGAGGAAAGCTAACTGTTCGGTTTTACTCTGAATTTTCTGCAGAGGAACTTGAGGGCATCCAAGTTGCCGACCAGCAAGTTTCATCCGTAGGAAATGGGATTCATACCTTGGAAGGGTCTAGCTCACAGCAACAACGTTCCTTGGAGCTCAACGTAACACCTGAAGGTAACATCTTTTTTTCTGTACTCCTGTCCCATAGTTAATGCTTTAGAAAGAACAGCTGTGATGTTTGTAAACCCTCCTGTTGCTTCAACAGGGAATGGAGTGTTACCCCGTAATCAATCTCCATTTGACATTGACGCGCTGCTAGATCTGGAAAACTTCTCTGGAGACGATTCGTGGGGCAATTTTGATTTCGGTGAAACAGGTCTGGGAGGTTCCTGCAATTCAGTTGAGCATAGTGGGGGACCTTCATCTATCAATGAAGCACGTAATATGAGCTATGGCGGACTTTCAGCTGCCAGTGAAGCAGGTAGTGTAAGTTATGACGTACTTTCACCTTTCAGTGAAGTGGCTAGTAGAAGCTACAGGAAATTTCGACCAACACGGATCAGAAAAGCAGGTGGTGTAAGCTATGAAAGTACAGATTTCAGGGCTGAAGACGAATGCTAACCATTTTTGAGACCAATGCTGAGATCATGGATGCTTCATATATTAGTTCAAAGTGACTGCAGTTTGCGGAACTGCTTTCACATCTAGTTGTGTGAAGATGATGGAGCAGGAGAAGCTGGAatagtttttatttttgagaggAGAAGCTGGAATAGTTGATCATGAAGATTAAGTTGAAATTAAGGAATTTGAACATGGCTAGAAACCCGGGGTGATATGAATGTTGTCTGGTTTTCTGGGGTTCCCATTATTTACTGCCTGCGTGCATTCTGCTATCTGAATTGTTGATGCTACTTTGTACTCCCTTCGTCTATTTatgtaagatatattttatttgaaaaagtTAAATTTTGTAAACTTTAACTAATAATTAGTCAAAGTATATGTATGTTTAGAGTACAAAAATTACATCAATAGATTTA is a genomic window of Phragmites australis chromosome 24, lpPhrAust1.1, whole genome shotgun sequence containing:
- the LOC133907452 gene encoding calmodulin-binding protein 60 C-like isoform X2, whose protein sequence is MCLPRHRDREENDDGGEGSRRSPPAKRPRCSCSFEQMELLEEMRRMLQGQNEKIEFMYRENQELREKVSFLTANLSRLGGYLQQSPAPRMLSDNNCSIPRRLQFVNSCSNDKYSTRNIEADDKNLLKVAIYDHNNNIITCEPFSSMRVHIVAIHGDFDDDHKGQWTEQYFRSKIVTGRPGKEHLLSGSLYFRLQDGVGYLNSAKFQDNSSFVPSKRFKLGVVAADVRISERIQEGITESFAVKDIRGFSTKKSGNPTPRDAVYKLSRIAMNGDRHKLLEQNGIKTVGDLLRFYSRSPEDLRKIMGKISDQDWDKIINHAHKCNPRPGIYSSCIQERNVSHDNEPFSRSNASLYLEGSCSVQRSPTIQKQLDVHVAHQQNLTTYNGISSGASTEKVSEELEGIQVADQQVSSVGNGIHTLEGSSSQQQRSLELNVTPEGNGVLPRNQSPFDIDALLDLENFSGDDSWGNFDFGETGLGGSCNSVEHSGGPSSINEARNMSYGGLSAASEAGSVSYDVLSPFSEVASRSYRKFRPTRIRKAGGVSYESTDFRAEDEC
- the LOC133907452 gene encoding uncharacterized protein LOC133907452 isoform X1, encoding MCLPRHRDREENDDGGEGSRRSPPAKRPRCSCSFDDRQMELLEEMRRMLQGQNEKIEFMYRENQELREKVSFLTANLSRLGGYLQQSPAPRMLSDNNCSIPRRLQFVNSCSNDKYSTRNIEADDKNLLKVAIYDHNNNIITCEPFSSMRVHIVAIHGDFDDDHKGQWTEQYFRSKIVTGRPGKEHLLSGSLYFRLQDGVGYLNSAKFQDNSSFVPSKRFKLGVVAADVRISERIQEGITESFAVKDIRGFSTKKSGNPTPRDAVYKLSRIAMNGDRHKLLEQNGIKTVGDLLRFYSRSPEDLRKIMGKISDQDWDKIINHAHKCNPRPGIYSSCIQERNVSHDNEPFSRSNASLYLEGSCSVQRSPTIQKQLDVHVAHQQNLTTYNGISSGASTEKVSEELEGIQVADQQVSSVGNGIHTLEGSSSQQQRSLELNVTPEGNGVLPRNQSPFDIDALLDLENFSGDDSWGNFDFGETGLGGSCNSVEHSGGPSSINEARNMSYGGLSAASEAGSVSYDVLSPFSEVASRSYRKFRPTRIRKAGGVSYESTDFRAEDEC